A genome region from Candidatus Tanganyikabacteria bacterium includes the following:
- a CDS encoding FAD-dependent oxidoreductase, whose amino-acid sequence MSDRTFQADVVVAGGGLAGIVTAFELLEHGKSVVLIDKDTQDRFGGLARESFGALHLIGTTHQRRMGIADSADLAFRDWERVAHWGPEDEWPRRWARLYCDRSLDLIAAFVEQKGVQFLPMVNWAERGLLQPANSVPRFHIAWGTGHEIVHRVVLALDAHPRRESLQVVFDAEVSEVEVTAGRATAVVGRFMDGSGTFRAAGEHIVIASGGICGGDMSKLRANWYKPWGEPPKILLNGAHRYADGLLHDKVAALGANVTHLDKQWHYAAGVFHPAKRRPYDGLSLVPPRSALWLNALGERIGPMPLVGYTDTRYLVESILRQPGQYTWQVLNRKIALKELAVSGCDFMTAFRYKKKLLLLENLAFGDKALVDRLIAECPDDFVVGQTLPDLVAGMNRRGLDGLQVNLETVQAAIAEYDAQIDRGEVYFTDEQLRRLQHFRRYRADRLRLCKNQKILDPAAGPLIAIREFILARKSMGGIQTDMQCRALRADGTPLPGLYAVGEAAGFGGGGIHGLGSLEGTFLGSCILTGRVAGRAIAGAPS is encoded by the coding sequence ATGTCTGATCGAACCTTCCAGGCGGACGTGGTCGTGGCCGGCGGCGGCCTGGCCGGCATCGTCACGGCCTTCGAACTGCTCGAGCACGGGAAGTCGGTGGTCCTGATCGACAAGGACACTCAGGATCGGTTCGGCGGCCTGGCGCGCGAGTCGTTCGGCGCGCTCCACCTCATCGGCACGACTCACCAGCGGCGCATGGGCATCGCCGACTCGGCGGACCTGGCCTTTCGCGACTGGGAGCGCGTGGCGCACTGGGGGCCGGAGGACGAGTGGCCGCGGCGCTGGGCCCGCCTGTACTGCGACCGGTCGCTGGATCTGATCGCCGCGTTCGTCGAGCAGAAGGGCGTCCAGTTCCTGCCGATGGTCAACTGGGCCGAACGCGGGCTCCTCCAGCCCGCCAACTCGGTGCCGCGCTTCCACATCGCCTGGGGCACGGGGCACGAAATCGTGCATCGCGTCGTGCTGGCCCTGGACGCGCATCCTCGCCGCGAGTCCCTCCAGGTGGTCTTCGACGCCGAGGTGAGCGAGGTTGAGGTCACGGCCGGCCGGGCAACGGCGGTCGTCGGCCGGTTCATGGACGGCTCGGGCACCTTCCGGGCGGCCGGCGAGCACATCGTCATCGCGTCGGGCGGCATCTGCGGCGGGGACATGTCCAAGCTGCGCGCCAACTGGTACAAGCCGTGGGGCGAGCCGCCGAAGATCCTGCTCAACGGCGCGCACCGGTACGCGGACGGCCTGCTCCACGACAAGGTGGCGGCCCTCGGGGCCAACGTGACCCACCTGGACAAGCAATGGCACTACGCGGCGGGCGTCTTCCACCCGGCAAAGCGGCGGCCGTACGACGGCCTGAGCCTGGTGCCGCCGCGATCGGCGCTCTGGCTCAACGCCCTGGGCGAGCGCATCGGGCCCATGCCGCTGGTCGGGTACACCGACACCCGCTACCTGGTCGAGTCCATCCTGCGGCAGCCCGGGCAGTACACCTGGCAGGTCCTCAACCGCAAGATAGCGCTCAAGGAGCTGGCGGTGTCCGGCTGCGACTTCATGACGGCCTTCCGGTACAAGAAGAAGTTGTTGCTGCTCGAGAACCTCGCCTTTGGCGACAAGGCCCTGGTGGATCGGCTCATCGCCGAGTGCCCTGACGATTTCGTCGTCGGACAAACCTTGCCCGACCTGGTGGCGGGGATGAACCGCCGGGGCCTCGACGGCCTGCAAGTGAATCTCGAGACCGTGCAGGCGGCCATCGCCGAGTACGACGCGCAGATAGACCGGGGCGAGGTTTACTTCACCGACGAGCAGTTGCGGCGGCTGCAGCACTTCCGGCGCTACCGGGCGGATAGGCTGCGCCTCTGCAAGAACCAGAAAATTCTCGATCCGGCGGCCGGGCCGCTGATCGCCATCCGCGAGTTCATCCTGGCCCGCAAGAGCATGGGGGGCATCCAGACCGACATGCAATGCCGCGCCCTGCGAGCCGACGGCACGCCACTACCCGGTCTCTACGCCGTGGGCGAGGCGGCCGGTTTCGGGGGCGGCGGCATCCACGGGCTGGGCTCGCTCGAAGGGACCTTCCTGGGCAGTTGCATCCTAACCGGCCGCGTCGCGGGCCGGGCCATCGCGGGAGCGCCATCATGA